DNA from Sulfurimonas xiamenensis:
AGCCCTTTTTTTATAAAAGAGGCTATTTTTTCATCATCTTCAACAACTAGAATGCGCATAACTATCCTTTACAAAAATTCAGCCAGTACTATCGCCCATGTAACAATAAATACAAAAATACTTAAAAAAACTATAGTGCTCCCCACATCCTTTGCACGGCCCGCCATATGATGATGCTCAAGCGTAACCAAATCAACTACTCTCTCAATCGCACTATTGACGGCTTCAGCTATAAGCATTCCGCTTAGTGATATAAACATTAAAGCCTTTTGTGTTAAGTTTATATCTATAAATATAATTATAGGCATTAGAATTATAGCTGCTATAACTTCTATTTTAAAAGATGTTTCGTTTTGAATCAAGTCTTTTAAACCTTTTAGAGCGTAATTTGTATTTTTAAAAAAGTTATATTTTGGCTGGTTTCTCAATTTTTTTCCTTTATCTATAGAGTTTTTTATTGTACATGTAATCAAGTGCTACTACAAAAGCCAAAGCATCTTTTTCCAGTTTTTCATCATGATCGCTCAAGGTTAGATGATTGCTTTTATCAAGATATGTTTTTGGGTCCTTGTATAAAAATGTGAGCGGTTTTTGCCCGGGTCTGACAATCACTACTTTATCATCTGCTCTTAGAGCGTATGATGAGTGAAACTGCATCAATGAGATATTTTGTTTTTTATCACTAAATATTGAGTGCCCCATTATAGGATATTTTAGATCAATACCTATTAAATCAAGTGCCGTTGCCAATACATCAGGTTGAGAAGCAATTTTATCATAAATCATAGGTTGAATGCCACCGCCTAAAATAATACCGGGGATATGAAACATATTGACTGGTACCATATCGTCTCCGTAGACCCGCACATTATGATCTGCGATTACTACAAAAACCGTGTCTTTATAATAAGACTCTTTTTTTGCCAGTTCAAAAAAGCGACCTATCGCATGGTCTGCATATTTAACGGCATTTTTTACACTGTTTTGTGGAACATCTTTTAAAAGTTCGATCTTCTCACACGGGAACTCAAAGGGAGAGTGGTTTGATTGTGAAAACATAATCGTTGCAAATTTTTGCCCTTTTGCATGTAGCTTTTTAAACTCTTCATTCGCTTTAACTACCAAATCCTCATCACAAACTCCCCAAGGAGCTACAAATGTGGGGTTTTCAAATTTGGGCTGATCTATTATCTCATCAAATCCGTTACCGCTGTACCATCCACGCATATTATCAAATCTGCTCTCTCCGCCGTAAATAAACGAAGTGTGATATCCAAACGGTTTAAGAGCCGAAGCTATAGTAAAAAAATCTTTTTGAGATTTGTTTCTTTTTACTACTCCCACACCAGGAACTGCCAAATTTCCGGCACTTACTGCGGCAAGTCCTCTCACGCTTCTTGTCCCATTCGAGTAGAGATCCTTAAATAGTATTGCCTCTTTGCTTAATCTGTTAAAGTTTGGCGTTATCCCATCTTCTCCTCCGGCGGCATGTACGAACTGATAACCGAAGCTCTCTTGTACGAATATAACTAGATTTTTAGGCTTATCACTCTTAAAATGACTTTTTTCAATTCTTGAAAAAATGGATTTCTTGTCGTCTGACTCAATAGAGAGTCTTTTTTTAACTCGTGCCAAAGCTTCTTTTATATCCATTTTTCCATACTGTTTTACCTCACCGCCTTCATGTACGGCATTGCTGTAGATGGCATAACCTATACTATGAAGCGAGTTTTTTGTTATCTCGTTTACCATTCTGTTTGTCGAAAACATGGCATCGGATATATTAGCCCCTCTATGTCCAAATGATGAGCGAACACCCATAAAGAGCAGTGCCAAGATAGGTAAAAACATAGCGGCTCTTTTTATATAATGAGTCTCAAAAACATTTAAAAAATCATCTTTTGCATGTTTTTGATAAAAGTATATAAACACTCCTATCATCATAAAAGTTATAAGCAGTTCTGCTTTATAGTCTGCAAATATCATTGCAAAAACCTCTTTAGGGTATATCAAATACTCTACAAAAAGGTAATTGGGTCTTACATCGTATTGCGCTACGAACGGAAACGTCGCATTTTCTATATAAATTACAAGCGAAAATATCACTAAAAGGTAATATTTTAAAAAACCGTTTGCAATATCTTTGAATTTTACTGGGGTAAAAGAGAGAATTGTAAGAGGAATAACCAAGAGGATAGATGCCGTAATGGTATCCATTCTCAACCCGTAGATAAATGTCAGCCAGTAATCAACACCACTGTTTTTAAAATTGTCGAAATAGAGGACAAATAAAAATAGTCTCCCTATAAAAAATATGGTTATCAAAAGTAAGTAGTACTTAAATAGTTTTTTTAACATGTATGTTCTGCCTTTGTCTGTTTTAACGTAAAAGAATATACTTTTTTGATTACATCAATATGAACATAGTATGAATTTTTGTTCATACTTCTTATGAAAAAAAATTCATCTTTTTTTCATCAACATTTCATCTCTTTTTTCTACTCTTTTACAATTTATTTTAAGGATGTTTGATGCAAAAATATATGCGAAGCAGATGTGCGATTATCGGTTTGTTTTTTTTATTGTTTTTGAGTGTTTCTGCTGTTACTAGAAGCGTTCTTTTGTTTAAATCTATAAATATGATAGATTTATCTTTTTTAGAGTTGTTGAAAATATATGGTGTTGGAGCATTTTATGATTTTATAAGTGTTGGCTATTTGGCATCACTTTTTGTTCTTTATCTGCTGTTTTTACCGCAGAAATTTCTTAATCATAAAATCCATCGCTATATCACATATATATTTGTTTATATTTTTCTGTTTGGTATAGTCTTTTTAGCATTTAGCGAATGGTTTTTCTGGGATGAGTTTAATGTTAGATTTAATTTTATAGCAGTTGATTATTTAATCTATACAAAAGAGGTTATCGGCAATATTAACGAATCTTACCCAATGGGTATTTTAATTACTGTTATCTCTTTTATATCCGCACTACTTTTTTATGCGGTTTATAAATTGCAATATATTGAAAATTTTTTAAAAAGCCAAAGCCTCTTTAAAGAGCGTTTTAAATCATCGCTTATATATCTTTTGATTCCCGCTCTCTCTTTTGCATCTGTAACCGGCGATCTCTCAAAGATATCCAGCAATCAATACGATAACGAACTCAGCAAATCTGGCCTGTACTCTTTGTTTGAGGCATTTAGAAACAATACACTCGATTATGATATGTTTTATGTAACGCAAAATAGTGAAAAAGTTCTTTCAACTTTAAAAAATTCTATAGATTCAAATCCTTCTGTTTTTACGGATACAGAGGATATAACCAGAAATATAATAAAATCCGGCGAAGAGAAAGATTACAATATTATGATGATAGTTGTTGAGAGCTTAAGCGGTAAGTTTATCGAGTCGCTTGGCGGAGAAAAAAATCTTACTCCAAATCTGGACTCTTTGATAAAAGAGAGCCTCTTTTTTAATAATTTTTATGCAACCGGTACTAGAACTGTAAGGGGCATGGAGGCGATTACTCTCTCAGTGCCGCCTACGCCGGGGCGCTCAATTGTAAAAAGACCTGATAATCACAATATGTACTCAAGCGGATTTATCTTTAAAAACAAGGGGTATGAAACCAAGTTTATATATGGCGGACACGGTTATTTTGACAATATGAATGAATTTTTTTCAAATAACGGGTTTGGCATTGTAGATAGAGTAGATTTTAGCGATGAAGAGGATACTTTTCACACGGTATGGGGAGTTTGTGATGAGGATCTGTTAAACAAGAGTTTAAAAGAGGCTGATCTCTCCTATAAAGCACACAAACCTTTTATGAGTTTTATCATGACAACATCAAACCACAGACCTTATGATTATCCGAATGGGCGCATAGATATTCCTTCGCACACCGGAAGAGAGGGCGCTGTTAAATATACTGATTATGCGATAGGAGAGTTTATAAAAAAGGCCAAAGAGAAGCCGTGGTTTAAAAATACAATTTTTGTAATAGTAGCTGATCACTGCTCGACAAGTGCGGGTAAAATTGAGCTTCCTCTGGATAAATATCATATTCCTTTGATTGTCTATGCTCCGGAGATTATAAAACCTATGGTTGTCGATAAAGTTTCTAGTCAAATAGATATTATGCCGACGCTCTTTGGTATGCTGAATTGGTCATATAAAAGTAAATTTTACGGCAATGATATATTGAGTCCATCTTTTCAGGAGAGAGCATTGATAGGAACATATCAAAAACTTGGACTTTACAAAAGCAATAAGCTGACTGTTTTATCTGCGGGCAAAAAGATAAAAAGTTACGAGGTACTTGAGCAAGATGTCTTTAGTACAAAATATAAAGATATTCAGACAGATACGGAATCTAAAAATAATATTGTAAGTTATTATCAAGGGGCAAGTTCTCTTCATAAAAAGGGGCTGGATAGATATGACGACTAAAAGAGAGATAATAGTCGCATTAGCATCTCTTGCAGCTATTTTCTTTCTTTTTGAGTTTACAAATATCGATATATTTGTGCAAAATTACTTTTATGATGAGGTTACACAAAAATGGCTTTTGTTGCATCAGAAAGGAACTCTGCTAGATATGC
Protein-coding regions in this window:
- a CDS encoding diacylglycerol kinase; this encodes MRNQPKYNFFKNTNYALKGLKDLIQNETSFKIEVIAAIILMPIIIFIDINLTQKALMFISLSGMLIAEAVNSAIERVVDLVTLEHHHMAGRAKDVGSTIVFLSIFVFIVTWAIVLAEFL
- a CDS encoding LTA synthase family protein, translating into MLKKLFKYYLLLITIFFIGRLFLFVLYFDNFKNSGVDYWLTFIYGLRMDTITASILLVIPLTILSFTPVKFKDIANGFLKYYLLVIFSLVIYIENATFPFVAQYDVRPNYLFVEYLIYPKEVFAMIFADYKAELLITFMMIGVFIYFYQKHAKDDFLNVFETHYIKRAAMFLPILALLFMGVRSSFGHRGANISDAMFSTNRMVNEITKNSLHSIGYAIYSNAVHEGGEVKQYGKMDIKEALARVKKRLSIESDDKKSIFSRIEKSHFKSDKPKNLVIFVQESFGYQFVHAAGGEDGITPNFNRLSKEAILFKDLYSNGTRSVRGLAAVSAGNLAVPGVGVVKRNKSQKDFFTIASALKPFGYHTSFIYGGESRFDNMRGWYSGNGFDEIIDQPKFENPTFVAPWGVCDEDLVVKANEEFKKLHAKGQKFATIMFSQSNHSPFEFPCEKIELLKDVPQNSVKNAVKYADHAIGRFFELAKKESYYKDTVFVVIADHNVRVYGDDMVPVNMFHIPGIILGGGIQPMIYDKIASQPDVLATALDLIGIDLKYPIMGHSIFSDKKQNISLMQFHSSYALRADDKVVIVRPGQKPLTFLYKDPKTYLDKSNHLTLSDHDEKLEKDALAFVVALDYMYNKKLYR
- a CDS encoding LTA synthase family protein, whose translation is MQKYMRSRCAIIGLFFLLFLSVSAVTRSVLLFKSINMIDLSFLELLKIYGVGAFYDFISVGYLASLFVLYLLFLPQKFLNHKIHRYITYIFVYIFLFGIVFLAFSEWFFWDEFNVRFNFIAVDYLIYTKEVIGNINESYPMGILITVISFISALLFYAVYKLQYIENFLKSQSLFKERFKSSLIYLLIPALSFASVTGDLSKISSNQYDNELSKSGLYSLFEAFRNNTLDYDMFYVTQNSEKVLSTLKNSIDSNPSVFTDTEDITRNIIKSGEEKDYNIMMIVVESLSGKFIESLGGEKNLTPNLDSLIKESLFFNNFYATGTRTVRGMEAITLSVPPTPGRSIVKRPDNHNMYSSGFIFKNKGYETKFIYGGHGYFDNMNEFFSNNGFGIVDRVDFSDEEDTFHTVWGVCDEDLLNKSLKEADLSYKAHKPFMSFIMTTSNHRPYDYPNGRIDIPSHTGREGAVKYTDYAIGEFIKKAKEKPWFKNTIFVIVADHCSTSAGKIELPLDKYHIPLIVYAPEIIKPMVVDKVSSQIDIMPTLFGMLNWSYKSKFYGNDILSPSFQERALIGTYQKLGLYKSNKLTVLSAGKKIKSYEVLEQDVFSTKYKDIQTDTESKNNIVSYYQGASSLHKKGLDRYDD